AGCAGGAAAATGAAGTCGTAACAAACTCAGTGGTTTACAGAACTTTAGTCAACACCAGAATGAATATAAGTTACAGCACAAGAAAGCAATGTGAGACATTCACACAGGAGGAAACCCTGTCAAAACCTTGAGGACACACATGACAGTGACTCACACTGGGCTTCAGAACACACTTGCACTGCAGATGGCGCTCTAAAATAAACACCTGcacactttcattttcagcttTGAGTTCCTTTCAATCCCAGCCTGGGTTTACTCAGCAGGTTTGACTGGAACTTCAGTTTTGATCAAGGACGTGATGTCTGTTGAGAAAGACGCCAGGTTAGTATCCAGGTCTGAAAAGAAACCAACTCCACTGCTGTACTTGCcttcaaagtcaacaaaaatgATGAGGTCGTCGTTCTTCAGGTAATTACGGCGCCCAAGGTCGAAGTACTTGACAAAGTTTCTCCATCCCCATGACTGTCCTCTGTAGCACCCACAGGACGGGTCGAAGGACCCCACTTTGGACGGGTCATCCCAAAACAGAGTTCCAAGTGAGTCTGgtcacaaataaaacaacatgttCAGTTTATGCTGCTGGGGAACTGATGCCATTCAGTGCTTCCATGCCCATCTAACAGGCCATTCCTGAGGCACCACAgtttctggagctgctggagaagagcCTCCAACAATTGCCTTGAGctgcagctctttcttcaccaggaCAGACTGGTACATAGTCAATAAAGAAGACGCTGAAGTACTACTCCAATAATTCACACCAACATGTTGTGAAAAAACTCAACTATTGCCAATTCAAGTGACAAATACAGTCCAGACGAAATAACTTGAAGCGCATGAGCATTTATATCTTGATCTCAGGACAAAGTTCCGGGCTTCCATTGGCTTCATACAGGAGAATATTTTGGTTGGGGAGGTGACTGTGGGGAAGGAAGAGAAGGGTAGCTTACCCGTGCTCATGTCCGTGGTTTTGCTGCGGGCAGTGGACATCCTCAGCTTGATGTCTGGGTCTTGATCCATCACTACCAAAGTGGCCTGCCTGTTGAGCACCGGCCACTGCATCACTCCGTCATTCTCCCCGCTGAGCAGGTGGAAGTACAGGCCCACGTAGTTTCCAGTGTAGTCGGTGTACTCTGAGCGGGGCTTGACTCGGACGCCGTACCCGTAGCCCTCGGGGCTGTAAAATCGAGGGCTATCAAGGACGGTGTCGACGTCGGCGGTTTCCATGATCTTGGAGAAGTTCTGGATCCTCCACACGGCGTTGGGGCAGCGGGTTTCCGTCAGGCTGATGTCGTCGAGGAAAATGCCGCCCTTGGATGCTGCTGGGTCGCCACGCACCGCCTGGAAGGCGTAGCGGAACTTGACGCCCACCTCCAGAGGGACGTGGGCGATCTTCCATGTGGGATCAGAATCGGCTGGGAGAACAGGAAATATGAATAAACTGCTGATGGTAGTACCATAAATGTACCATAAGTACCATAAATGgtgtgtattttcttcatccgCCGAACGTTGCCAGTGCCGTCGTCCATCTTGACCCACACCACCAGCCGGTCTTTCGGCGCTCCGGTCATTTTGTAGAAGAACTGCAGACACTGGAGCTCCCGCCTCGGGTAGAGCGTTCTAGACTCCAGCAGAGCCGACTCCTGCGCCTCCCCGCTTGCCGTGTCGAAGTACATGTAATAACCAGCAtctagaaaaaacaaaatgttgacgTCCGAGTTCTCCCGATGTGTCCGTGTTGAACTCTGACCTCTGCATCGCCCCAGGAGCGTGTGATCTTCAGCGCCTTCGCTGCCTATGGTGTGGACCCAGTCCGTATCGTCGGTGGCGGACTGGATCATCCCGCAGATGTTGGCTTGCTCAAAGGCACATTGGTCCAGCAGAGTGAGGGAATTGGCTGAAAGTTGGAAGAAAGTCAATAAACAGAGGCGGACTCAGGCGGCACCTGCCGCAAGTGTAGCGCACATACAGCAGTTGTACATCCGATTGAGCCGCAGCGTGTCCATCTCACTGAAGTCCAGGTACTGGCCAATGATGTTGTAGAATTCTGggattttggtggtgatggtggggaTGGACTGGTTTTTATTGAAGGAAAAGGGCCTGTAGTGCATGATGGACTCGTAGTCGTAGGCTGTGTTTTGGTCTGTGATGAAGTCGTC
This window of the Synchiropus splendidus isolate RoL2022-P1 chromosome 12, RoL_Sspl_1.0, whole genome shotgun sequence genome carries:
- the LOC128768191 gene encoding meprin A subunit alpha-like produces the protein MWRLLLWCGLVALAAGIPLSPAVHEVYENGEDENPILNLGSKENLFEGDILVPKGKNALVDTKYRWKFPIPYILGDDLDLNAKGCVHQAFEMYRLKSCVDFKPYEGEKTYIKFEKRGGCFSSVGDQQTGQILSLGSGCDHKAVIEHELLHALGFYHEQSRSDRDDYVNIWLDQVTPGLEHNFNKYEDDFITDQNTAYDYESIMHYRPFSFNKNQSIPTITTKIPEFYNIIGQYLDFSEMDTLRLNRMYNCSNSLTLLDQCAFEQANICGMIQSATDDTDWVHTIGSEGAEDHTLLGRCRDAGYYMYFDTASGEAQESALLESRTLYPRRELQCLQFFYKMTGAPKDRLVVWVKMDDGTGNVRRMKKIHTIYADSDPTWKIAHVPLEVGVKFRYAFQAVRGDPAASKGGIFLDDISLTETRCPNAVWRIQNFSKIMETADVDTVLDSPRFYSPEGYGYGVRVKPRSEYTDYTGNYVGLYFHLLSGENDGVMQWPVLNRQATLVVMDQDPDIKLRMSTARSKTTDMSTDSLGTLFWDDPSKVGSFDPSCGCYRGQSWGWRNFVKYFDLGRRNYLKNDDLIIFVDFEDITSLIKTEVPVKPAE